The following are encoded together in the Oncorhynchus kisutch isolate 150728-3 linkage group LG8, Okis_V2, whole genome shotgun sequence genome:
- the LOC109895786 gene encoding serine/threonine-protein phosphatase PP1-gamma catalytic subunit-like, giving the protein MADVDKLNIDSIIQRLLEVRGAKPGKNVQLQENEIRGLCLKSREIFLSQPILLELEAPLKVCGDIHGQYYDLLRLFEYGGFPPESNYLFLGDYVDRGKQSLETICLLLAYKIKYPENFFLLRGNHECASINRIYGFYDECKRRYNIKLWKTFTDCFNCLPIAAIVDEKIFCCHGGLSPDLQSMEQIRRVMRPTDVPDQGLLCDLLWSDPDKDVLGWGENDRGVSFTFGSEVVAKFLHKHDLDLICRAHQVVEDGYEFFAKRQLVTLFSAPNYCGEFDNAGAMMSVDETLMCSFQILKPAEKKKPNGSRPVTPPRNMVTKQGKK; this is encoded by the exons ATGGCCGATGTTGATAAACTCAATATAGACAGTATCATCCAGCGTCTTTTAGAAG TCAGAGGAGCAAAACCTGGTAAGAATGTGCAGCTGCAGGAGAATGAGATCCGAGGATTGTGCCTCAAGTCCAGGGAGATCTTTCTCAGCCAACCTATCCTTCTGGAGCTTGAAGCCCCCCTCAAAGTCTGTG GTGACATCCATGGGCAATATTACGACTTATTGAGGCTGTTTGAGTATGGGGGCTTCCCTCCTGAGAGCAACTACCTATTTCTGGGAGACTATGTGGACAGAGGGAAGCAATCTCTGGAGACCATCTGCCTGCTTCTAGCCTATAAAATCAAATACCCGGAGAACTTCTTCCTGCTGAGGGGAAACCATGAGTGCGCCTCCATCAACAGAATATATGGATTCTATGATGAGT gTAAAAGGAGGTACAACATCAAGCTCTGGAAAACATTTACAGATTGTTTTAACTGCCTCCCTATCGCTGCCATTGTTGATGAGAAGATCTTCTGTTGCCATGGAG GGTTGTCACCCGACCTCCAGTCCATGGAGCAGATCCGGCGTGTCATGCGGCCCACCGACGTCCCTGACCAGGGCCTCCTGTGTGACCTGCTCTGGTCTGATCCAGACAAGGATGTCCTTGGCTGGGGAGAGAACGACAGGGGCGTCTCATTCACCTTTGGATCAGAAGTGGTGGCAAAGTTCCTGCACAAACATGACTTGGATCTGATCTGTCGTGCCCATCAG GTTGTTGAGGACGGCTATGAGTTCTTTGCAAAGCGACAGCTTGTGACTTTATTCTCAGCACCGAACTACTGCGGGGAGTTTGACAATGCTGGTGCCATGATGAGTGTGGATGAGACTCTCATGTGCTCGTTTCAG ATTTTGAAGCCAGCCGAGAAGAAGAAGCCAAATGGCAGCCGTCCAGTCACACCCCCACGGAACATGGTCACCAAGCAAGGCAAGAAATAA